Part of the Streptomyces sp. f51 genome is shown below.
CGGCGGACCGCAGGGCGGCCTCGTACAACTGCTGCTTGCCGCCCGGGAAGTACCGGTACACGAGCGGCCGCGACACCCCGGCGCTCTCCGCCACGTCGTCCAGCGAGACGTCCTCGGGCACCCGCTGGGCGAACAGCGACAGCGCCGCTTCCAGCAACTGGCTGCGCCGCTCCTCGACACTGAGCCGACGGTAGGCGGGGGTGGAAGCCTGCGAGGTCATACCGCGAGCGTAACCGCCCCCGCCCCGACCCTCCCGTACGGCGGCCAAGCCCTGCCCGACCCCCGCCGCCCGCGCACCCACCCGCAACCACCGAACCGGCGAGGGCCATCCGCCGCGGCACCGCAGCCGTCGATCCGCCGCGGCCCCGGCCACGCACCCACCCGCAGCCCTCGAACCGGCGAGGTCCATCGGCTGCGGCCCCGCAGCCGCCGAACCGGCGAGGTCCATCCGCCGCGGCCCCGGCCACGCACCCACCCGCAGCCGCCGTACGACGCGAGGGGACGTGCCGGTACATCAAATGCCCGCAGGCCGGACGGATCGGAACTCGCCCGCACCTCCGCACCCCGCTGGGATCCGTTCGGATGCGGGCGGATGTACCGGCACGGCCCCGCCCCACCCGGCACCCGGGCGCCGACAGCACCTCGGCGCCGACAGCACCTGGGCGCCGGCAGCACCCGGCTCCGACAGCACCTCGGCGCCGACAGCACCTGGGCGCCGGCAGCACCCGGCTCCGACAGCACCTCGGCACCGACAGCACCTGGGCGCCGGCAGCACCCGGCTCCGACAGCACCCCGGCGCCGACAGCACCGAGCGCCGACGGCCCCCCTCGACGCCCCGAGCGAACCGGCACCCGGGGCAGGCGCCTCAAGCCAGCAACCCCGACGACTTCCAGAGCCGCCGCCCGGCCCCCCGCAACACCCCGATCTCGTCCAGGAAGTCCGTCAGCTTCCTGGCCCCGGTCTGCATCACGTCCCGCCGGTGCCCGCTGGCCTTCACCTGCGCCACGGCCTCGCGCCGGTCGAGCCCGATGTTCGTATAGACCTCGGGATTGACGAACGCCACCGAGAACACGCGCGCGAACTCACCCGAGGTGACCCGCGTGAACTCCTGCGACCACCGCGGAGCGGTCAGCATCTGCCGCCGCAACTCCTCCCGCGCGTACCGGACATGCCGGGCCTCCTCCACCACATGGATCCGCGTGACCCCCCGGACGAGGGTCTGCACCCGCTCGTCCGGGAACGTCAGCCGCTGCATCCAGTCGAGGATCTCCTCACCGAGCAGGGTCGCGGTGAACGACCCCGGAGTGGTCGAGACCGTCTTGAACACCCGCCCGAGGTTCAGATGCGCCCGGCTCACCGGGTAGTGCGGCGTCCCCCCGCGCGTGATCAGCCGCGCGAACATCTTCGAGTGCCGGCACTCGTCCTCGATCTCGGTCAGCGCGTACCGCACATGCGCACTCGTCGCCGCCTTGTCGTAGATGTGCCGCACCAGCAGCTGCATCAGGATGATCTCGAACCAGATGCCCAGCGAGGCCAGCGCGGCCGCCTCGTGCTGCGACAGCGCGATCCGCTGCTCCTCGCCCATCTTCCGCCACAGCGGCGTGTCGTACAGCGACACCAGCTCGGGCGGCCAGAACCACTTGCCCTCCTCGAAGGGCGCGTCCCAGTCGAGCTCCTTGTCGGGGTCGAAGGAGTGCTTGGCGGAGGAGTCGAGGAGGCGCTCGGCCACCTGCTCCCGGTCCTTGAGCAGACCGAGCGCGTCACGGAGCACATCGGCCTCGGGCACCGTCGTCATGGCTGTTCCCACCTCGTCGTACGGGATCACTTCAGAAGTTACCGGCGGTCACAACTTATGAGACTGCCTGTCAGTAAGCTCGTCAATCCCCTGTGCCGGACTTGTTGACGACGCGTCTACTCCGTGTGAGCCTGCGAAGTATGCCGACGCATGAGCTCTACGCCGCGGATTCGGGAGATCCCCACTGGCAGATACCGGCCTCGGGAGCGGCCCGTTTCAACTGGGAGTACGACGACGGCCGTGACCGGCTGCTCGCCCTCTACCAGAAGGGCAAGGACAAACAGTGGGACGGACAGAAACGCATCGACTGGAGCCTGGAGGTCGACCCCGAGGACCCGCTCGGCACGCCCGACGAGGCGATGACCCTGTACGGCACCCCGTACTGGGCGAAGATGACCGGCCGCGACAAGGGTGAACTCCGCAAGCACTACACCGCCTGGCAGTTCAGCCAGTTCCTGCACGGCGAGCAGGGAGCGATGGTCTGCGCGGCACGGATCGTGGAGTCGGTCCCGGACCTCGACGCCAAGTTCTACTCGGCCACCCAGACCATGGACGAGGCCCGGCACGCCGAGGTCTACTCCCGTTTCCTGCACGAGAAGATCGGGATGCTCTACCCGATCAACGACAGCCTTCAGTCCTTGCTCGGCGACACCCTCCGCGACTCGCGCTGGGACATGCCCTACCTGGGCATGCAGGTCCTGATCGAGGGCCTGGCCCTGGCCGCGTTCGGGCTGATCAGGGACACCACCGACAAGCCCCTGCCGAAACAGATCCTGTCCTACGTGATGCAGGACGAGGCCCGCCACGTCGCCTTCGGCCGGATGGCCCTGCGCGACTACTACCGGCAGCTCTCCGACGCCGAACTCCGCGAACGCGAGGAATTCGTCATCGACGGCTGCTACTTGATGCGGGACAGGCTCCGCGGGGTCGAGGTCCTGGAGAACTTCGGCATCCCGAAGGCTGAGGCCGAGGAGTTCAGCGAGAACTCCGAATTCCTGCACCTGTTCCGCCAGTTGCTCTTCAGCCGCATCGTCCCCTGCGTCAAGGACATAGGCCTGTGGGGCGAACGCCTCCAACGCGCCTACGTCGACATGGGCGTCTTCGACATGGGCAACACCAACCTGGACCAGCTGATGACCCAGGACGAGGCCCTGGCCGAACAACTGGACGCGGAACGCTTCGCGACGGAGGAACGCCAACGAGTCACGGAAATAGAAACCACACTGGAGGAGGGCCGCGAAACCCCCGGGTGATCCCGTCCCCGCGACCCGAGCACCGCGGTTGAACCGGGACGTCCCGCCCCGGCCGCTCGGGGCCGCTCGGGGCCGCCCGCGCTCCCCGGCGTGGAGGCGCCCCGTCCCGGCCGCTCGGGCGGTCCACGCCCCCCGCGCGGAAGCGCCCCCTCACGACCCCAGGACCGCCTCCATCACCGCCCGGGCGATCGGGCCCGCGAAGCCTCCGCCGGTGACGTCCGCCCGGTCCGCCGCCGCGTCCTCGACGACCACCGCGACGGCCACCGCGGGCTGCGTGGCGTCGTCGGCGCGGGCCCAGGAGATGAACCAGGCGTACGGGGTGCCGGAGTTGCCGATGCCGTGCTGGGCGGTGCCGGTCTTCGCGCCGACGGTGGCACCGGGAATGGCGGCGCTGGTCCCGGTGCCCCTCTCCACCACGTCCGTCATCAGCTCACGCATGCGCTGCGCCGTCGACGCGCTCATCGCCTGATGCAGGATCCGCGGACCGGTCGTCGTCAGCGTCGCGCCGCCGCGCGTGGTCGTCCGGTCCACCAGATACGGCGTCCTGACCGAACCGTCGCCCGCGACGGCCGCCGCGATCATCGCCATCTGGAGGGGAGTCGCCCGGGTGTCGAACTGCCCGATGGACGACAGAGCCAACTGCGCCCGGTCGAGCCGCAGATCGAAGTTGCTGGGCACGACCGAGAAGGGGATGCGCAGCTTGCGGTCGTTGAAGCCGAAGCCCGCCGCCGTCCTCGTCATGCCGTCGAGCCCCACGTCCACGCCGAGCTTCGCGAAGACCGTGTTGCAGGACCAGGTGAAGGCGTACCGCAGGGAGGCGTCCTCGCAGCCCTCGATCTCGTTCGTGAGCCTCGTCGTGGTGCCGGGAAGCCGGTACGGGTTCGGCGACCTGGTCGGCGCGTCGACGTCGTCCACGACCCCCGAGTCCAGCGCCGCGGCCGCGGTCAGCACCTTGAACGTCGACCCCGGCGGATACGTCTGCCGGATCGCCCGGTTGAGCATCGGCTTGTCGTCCTGGCCGTTCAGCCGCGCCCAGGCCCCGGACGCGGCCGCCCCCGTCCCGGACAGCCGCCCGGGATCGTAGGACGGGGTGGAGACCAGCGCCAGGATCCGGCCGGTGGACGGTTCGATCGCGGCGACCGCCCCCCGGCGCGAACCGAGCCCCTCGAAGGCGGCCCGCTGCGCCGCCGGGTCGAGCGTGGTGACGACCCTGCCGCCGGCGCCCCGGGCCCGGGTGAGGCCGTTGAGCAGCGGCAGCGGCGTGAGCATCGGGTCGGTGCCGGACAGGACGCCGTCCTCGGTGCCCTCCAGCAGGGTGGACCCGTACAGCTGCGAGGCGAAGCCGGTGACGGACGCGTACAACGGGCCGTCCAGGT
Proteins encoded:
- a CDS encoding diiron oxygenase — encoded protein: MTTVPEADVLRDALGLLKDREQVAERLLDSSAKHSFDPDKELDWDAPFEEGKWFWPPELVSLYDTPLWRKMGEEQRIALSQHEAAALASLGIWFEIILMQLLVRHIYDKAATSAHVRYALTEIEDECRHSKMFARLITRGGTPHYPVSRAHLNLGRVFKTVSTTPGSFTATLLGEEILDWMQRLTFPDERVQTLVRGVTRIHVVEEARHVRYAREELRRQMLTAPRWSQEFTRVTSGEFARVFSVAFVNPEVYTNIGLDRREAVAQVKASGHRRDVMQTGARKLTDFLDEIGVLRGAGRRLWKSSGLLA
- a CDS encoding ferritin-like domain-containing protein translates to MPTHELYAADSGDPHWQIPASGAARFNWEYDDGRDRLLALYQKGKDKQWDGQKRIDWSLEVDPEDPLGTPDEAMTLYGTPYWAKMTGRDKGELRKHYTAWQFSQFLHGEQGAMVCAARIVESVPDLDAKFYSATQTMDEARHAEVYSRFLHEKIGMLYPINDSLQSLLGDTLRDSRWDMPYLGMQVLIEGLALAAFGLIRDTTDKPLPKQILSYVMQDEARHVAFGRMALRDYYRQLSDAELREREEFVIDGCYLMRDRLRGVEVLENFGIPKAEAEEFSENSEFLHLFRQLLFSRIVPCVKDIGLWGERLQRAYVDMGVFDMGNTNLDQLMTQDEALAEQLDAERFATEERQRVTEIETTLEEGRETPG
- a CDS encoding penicillin-binding transpeptidase domain-containing protein — its product is MTKYIRRAVGLCAVLFVALLVNAARVQVVQAPSYDSNPGNRRPAIARYGQPRGDIVVDGRTITGSRDTGGQFRYERTYLDGPLYASVTGFASQLYGSTLLEGTEDGVLSGTDPMLTPLPLLNGLTRARGAGGRVVTTLDPAAQRAAFEGLGSRRGAVAAIEPSTGRILALVSTPSYDPGRLSGTGAAASGAWARLNGQDDKPMLNRAIRQTYPPGSTFKVLTAAAALDSGVVDDVDAPTRSPNPYRLPGTTTRLTNEIEGCEDASLRYAFTWSCNTVFAKLGVDVGLDGMTRTAAGFGFNDRKLRIPFSVVPSNFDLRLDRAQLALSSIGQFDTRATPLQMAMIAAAVAGDGSVRTPYLVDRTTTRGGATLTTTGPRILHQAMSASTAQRMRELMTDVVERGTGTSAAIPGATVGAKTGTAQHGIGNSGTPYAWFISWARADDATQPAVAVAVVVEDAAADRADVTGGGFAGPIARAVMEAVLGS